The nucleotide window AGCCGTCGGGCGCGAAGGGGACCTACGTGCAGCGTGTGGCGATGTCGTCAACCATGGGTCCAGGGGTTCGGGTCGACCCGGCGACGGCACTGCACGCCTGACGGCAACCGGTCGGCGGGCCGGAAGGAATTGGAGTTTCCGCCCGGGAGACCGGGCGGAGGACTGGGCCCGGCGGCAGGCCGACGGGCCCAAACCTGTCCGAGACTGCGGGTGCCTTCGGGCCTAAGTCCTCACGGAGCCTGCACAGACGGGACTTGAACCGCATTCGCGGTGCGATCGGCACCGCCATCCGGTTCGGACCTCGTTGTCCTCGCGGTCTTGCGGCCGTCGGGGCGGGACAGGAACGCGAGCGCCGTCTGCGTCCCGCTTCCGCCGGACAGGACGGCAAGGGCAACCGGCGACGGCAATGCTGTCGCCAGACTGGAGAGAGCAGGTGGACAGAGCGGAAAAGTCTGAGCTCGTCGCGTCGCTCCACGAGGTGTTCCGGAACACCGGCGTGGTCGTCGTGGCCCACTATGCCGGTCTCACGGTCGCCGAGATGACGGATCTCCGGGGGCGCATGCGCTCGGCCGGCGGCCGCATCAAGGTGGCCAAGAACCGCCTCGCCAAGCTCGCGCTCGAGGGTACCGACATGGCCCATCTCGGTGCGCTGCTGAAGGGGCCGACCGTGATCGCCTATTCGGACGATCCGGTCGCCGCCCCGAAGGTTGCCACCGACTTCGCCAAGACCAACCAGAAGCTGGTCATTCTTGGCGGAGCGATGGGCAGCACGGCCCTCGACCCGGACGGCGTCAGGTCATTGGCGACGCTGCCTTCGCTTGACGAACTGAGGGCGAAGCTGGTCGGCATGATCAACACGCCGGCAACCCGGGTTGCGCAGGTGCTCGCCGCGCCTGGCGGGCAGATCGCGCGTGTGCTGGCTGCATACGCCGAGAAGAACGAGGCGGCCTGACGGCCGACATCCCGAAACTGGTTCGAACCGAGAAGGAACTGCACAATGGCTGATCTCAGCAAGATCGTCGAAGAATTGTCCAATCTCACCGTCCTCGAGGCGGCCGAGCTGTCGAAGATGCTCGAGGAGAAGTGGGGCGTTTCCGCCGCCGCTCCGGTGGCCGTCGCCGCCGTCGGCGCTGCCGCCGCTCCGGCCGAGGCCGCCGAGGAGAAGACCGAGTTCGACGTGATCCTGACGTCTGCGGGCGCCCAGAAGATCAACGTCATCAAGGAAGTTCGCGCCATCACCAATCTCGGCCTCAAGGAGGCCAAGGATCTGGTCGAAGGTGCGCCGAAGCCGGTCAAGGAAGGTGTCTCGAAGGACGAGGCCGCGCAGATCAAGGCGAAGCTGGAAGCTGCCGGCGCGACCGTCGAGGTCAAGTAGGTCCGGTGCGGCGCAACGCGCCGAAGCGGAGTCCCGAAGTCGGTTCGGTTTCGGGTGTTGTTGAAACGGGCCCGCGCTCCGGTCTCCCGGAGCGCGGGCGCGGCCATGGCGGAAGCTGATGCCGCCACGGAAACCGGCATGGTCGGCCCGCACCCGGTGGACGGCTGGGCCGCGAGAGGTGGACAGGACGTCTGGCCGGACGATCCCATTTCCGGGGTCCTCCGGCGAGCCGTTCGAGAGCGATACGAGGAGCGACGATGGCGCAGACCTTTACTGGCCGCAAGCGCGTTCGCAAGAGTTTTGGCAAGATCCGCGAGGTCGCGCCGCTGCCCAACCTGATCGAGGTGCAGAAGGCGTCCTATGACCAGTTCCTGCAGGTCGACAATCCGGCCGGCGGACGGGAGGACAGCGGCCTGCAGGCCGTTTTTGCGTCGGTGTTCCCGATTTCCGACTTCGCCGAGACGGCCATGCTCGAATTCGTCCGCTACGAGTTCGAGCCGCCGAAGTACGATGTCGACGAGTGCCGGCAGCGCGGCATGACCTATGCCGCGCCGCTGAAGGTTACGCTTCGCCTGATCGTCTTCGACGTCGACGAGGACACCGGCGCCAAGTCGGTCAAGGACATCAAGGAGCAGGACGTCTACATGGGCGACATGCCGCTCATGACGGACAATGGCACCTTCATCGTCAACGGCACCGAGCGCGTCATCGTCTCGCAGATGCATCGTTCGCCTGGCGTGTTCTTCGACCACGACAAGGGCAAGACGCATTCGTCGGGCAAGTTGCTGTTCGCGGCCCGGATCATCCCCTACCGGGGATCCTGGCTCGACATCGAGTTCGATGCCAAGGACATCGTGCATGCCCGCATCGACCGTCGTCGCAAGCTGCCGGTTACGACGCTGCTGCTGGCGCTCGGCCTCGACGCCGAGGAGATCCTGGCAACCTTCTACGATCACATCGAACTGACCCGGGCCAGCGGTGGCGGGTGGCGGCGGCCGTTCGATGCCGCGCGCATGCGCGGTGTGAAGATGCAGTACGATCTCGTCGATGCGGATACCGGTGAGGTCGTCTGGGAGGCCGGCCGCAAGCTCACCATGCGCAAGGCGCGCGAACTGGCCGAGAAGGGTCTCACGTCGCTGAAGATTTCCGACGAGGAGGTGATCGGCCTGTATCTGGCCACCGACATGGTCAACATGCAGACCGGTGAGATCTATGCCGAGGCCGGCGAGGAGATCACCGCGCAGATGCTGGAGATGTTCGCGGAGAACGGCTTTGACTCGATCTCGGTGCTTGACATCGACTCCGTCAGCGCCGGGCCGTTCATCCGCAACACGCTGGCGATCGACAAGAACGAGACCCGCGAAGAGGCGCTGTTCGATATCTACCGGGTGATGCGTCCGGGCGAGCCGCCGACCCTCGAGGCGGCCGAGGCGATGTTCCACTCGCTGTTCTTCGATCCGGAACGCTACGATCTGTCGGCGGTCGGCCGGGTGAAGATGAACATCCGCCTGGAGCTCGACTGCCCGGACACCGTCCGCGTGCTGCGCAAGGAGGATATCCTCGCCGTCATCAAGACGCTCGTCGACCTCAGGGACGGCAAGGGCGAGATCGACGACATCGACAATCTCGGCAACCGTCGGGTGCGCTCGGTCGGCGAATTGATGGAGAACCAGTACCGCGTCGGTCTGCTGCGCATGGAGCGGGCGATCAAGGAACGCATGTCGTCGGTCGAGATCGACACGGCGATGCCGCAGGACCTGATCAATGCCAAGCCGGCGGCGGCGGCGGTGCGGGAATTCTTCGGATCCTCGCAGCTCTCGCAGTTCATGGATCAGACGAATCCGCTCTCGGAAATCACCCACAAGCGCCGACTGTCGGCGCTCGGACCGGGCGGTCTGACGCGCGAGCGCGCCGGCTTCGAGGTGCGCGACGTGCATCCGACGCATTATGGCCGCATCTGTCCGATCGAGACGCCGGAAGGCCCGAATATCGGGCTGATCAACTCGCTGGCGACCTTTGCCCGGGTCAACAAGTACGGCTTCATCGAGACGCCCTACCGCAAGGTGCGCGACGGTCGTGTGACCGACGAAGTGGTCTACCTGTCGGCGATGGAGGAGGCGCGCCACCACATCGCCCAGGCGAATGCCGCGCTCGACAGCGACGGCCGCCTCATCGAGGAACTGGTGGTCTGCCGGCATGCCGGCGACGTGCTGATGGTGACACCCGACAAGGTCGACTACATGGACGTGTCGCCGAAGCAGCTGGTCTCGGTGGCCGCGGCACTGATCCCGTTCCTCGAGAACGACGACGCCAACCGGGCGCTGATGGGCTCCAACATGCAGCGCCAGGCGGTGCCTCTGGTACGCGCCGAGGCGCCGCTGGTGGGAACCGGCATGGAGGCTGTGGTTGCGCGCGATTCGGGGGCGGCGATCTCTGCCCGGCGTGCCGGCGTCATCGATCAGGTCGACGCGACCCGTATCGTCGTCCGCGCCACCGAGGAGGTCGAGGCCGGCAAGTCGGGCGTCGACATCTACCGGCTGATGAAGTTCCAGCGGTCGAACCAGAACACCTGCATCAACCAGCGTCCGCTGGTCAGGGTCGGTGACGTCGTGAAGAAGGGCGACATCATTGCCGACGGTCCCTCGACCGATCTCGGCGAACTGGCGCTCGGCCGCAACGTGCTCGTCGCGTTCATGCCCTGGATGGGCTACAATTTCGAAGACTCCATCCTGCTGTCGGAGCGTGTCGTGCGCGACGACATCTTCACCTCGATCCATATCGAGGAGTTCGAGGTGATGGCCCGCGACACCAAGCTCGGGCCGGAGGAGATCACCCGCGACATCCCGAACGTGTCCGAAGAGGCGCTGAAGAATCTCGACGAGGCGGGCATCGTCTATATCGGTGCCGAGGTGAATGCCGGCGACATCCTGGTCGGCAAGATCACGCCGAAGGGCGAGAGTCCGATGACGCCGGAGGAGAAGTTGCTGCGGGCGATCTTCGGCGAGAAGGCATCCGACGTGCGCGACACCTCGCTGCGCGTGCCGCCGGGCGTGACCGGCACGGTCGTCGAGGTGCGGGTGTTCAACCGGCACGGCGTCGAAAAGGACGAGCGGGCGATCGCCATCGAGCGCGAGGAGATCGAGCGTCTCGCCAAGGATCGCGACGACGAGCAGGCGATCCTCGATCGCAACGTCTTCGGCCGTCTTGCCGACATGCTGACGGGGCAGATTGCGGCCAGCGGTCCGAAGGGCATCAAGAAGGATGTCGAGATTACCCGCGAGCTGCTGTCCGAGGTGCCGCGCGGCCAGTGGTGGCAGTTCGGTCTCGCCGACGAGGCGCGGATGGCCGAGGTCGAGGCGCTGCGCAAGCAGTACGACGAATCGAAGAAGCGTCTGGAGCAGCGCTTCCTCGACAAGGTCGAGAAGTTGCAGCGCGGCGACGAGTTGCCGCCCGGCGTGATGAAGATGGTCAAGGTCTTCGTTGCGGTGAAGCGCAAGATCCAGCCGGGCGACAAGATGGCCGGCCGGCACGGCAACAAGGGCGTGGTCAGCCGCATCGTGCCGATCGAGGACATGCCTTTCCTCGATGACGGCACGCATGTCGACATCGTGCTCAATCCGCTCGGCGTGCCGAGCCGCATGAATGTCGGGCAGATCCTCGAGACCCATCTGGGATGGGCCTGCGCAGGGCTCGGCAAGCAGATCGGCCAGGCGATCGACGCCTATCGCAAGAGCGGCGAGGCGCAGCGGCTGCGTGAAGCCTATGCGCGCATCTACGGCAATGACGAGACAATCGCGGATCTCGATGAAGCCGGACTGGTCGAGCTGGGCGAGAACCTGAGAAAGGGTGTGCCGGTGGCAACCCCTGTTTTCGACGGTGCGCACGAGAGCGACATCGTCGAGATGTTGGAGAAGGCCGGGCTCGAGTCGTCAGGCCAGGTCACTCTGTTCGACGGACGTACCGGCGAGCCGTTCGACCGCAAGGTCACGGTCGGTTACATCTACATGCTGAAGCTGCACCACCTGGTCGACGACAAGATCCACGCCCGCTCGATCGGCCCCTACAGCCTCGTCACCCAGCAGCCGCTCGGCGGCAAGGCCCAGTTCGGCGGCCAGCGCTTCGGCGAGATGGAGGTCTGGGCGCTGGAGGCCTATGGCGCAGCCTACACGCTGCAGGAAATGCTGACGGTGAAGTCGGACGATGTGGCCGGCCGCACCAAGGTCTACGAGGCGATCGTCCGCGGCGACGACACGTTCGAGGCCGGCATCCCCGAATCCTTCAACGTTCTGGTGAAGGAGATGCGCTCGCTGGGGCTCAACGTTGAGCTGATCGCCAGCCGCGCCCGCACGACCCCACCGCCGGCCGGGCCGATGCTGCCGCCGCCGCCGGCGGATGCCGCCGAATAGCCGACGCGACCGAGAGCCGCCGTTTCTCATTCCGCCGGACCGGGATCGACGATCCCGGTTGCGGCCCAAAGGGAGCAGGACATGAACCAGGAAGTCCTCAACCTCTTCAATCCAACTGCGCCACAGCAGACGTTCGACCAGATCAGGATCTCGATCGCGAGCCCGGAGAAGATCAAGTCGTGGTCCTTCGGCGAGATCAAGAAGCCGGAGACGATCAACTACCGTACCTTCAAGCCGGAACGCGACGGTCTGTTCTGTGCCCGCATCTTCGGTCCGATCAAGGACTACGAGTGCTTGTGCGGGAAGTACAAGCGCATGAAGTACAAGGGCATCATCTGCGAGAAGTGCGGCGTCGAGGTGACGCTGTCGCGCGTGCGCCGCGAGCGCATGGGGCATATCGAGCTGGCAGCCCCGGTTGCGCACATCTGGTTCCTGAAGTCGCTGCCGAGCCGCATCGGCATGATCCTGGACATGACCCTGAAGGATCTCGAGCGGATCCTCTATTTCGAGAACTATGTGGTCATCGAGCCGGGTCTGACGCCGCTGAAGAAGGGGCAACTCCTCAATGAGGAGGAGTATCTCGACGCCCAGGACAAGTATGGCGAGGACACCTTCACCGCGATGATCGGCGCGGAGGCGATCCGCGATCTGCTGTCGGCGCTCGACCTGGAGAAACTTGCAGCCGACCTTCGGGTCGAGATTGCCGAGTCCACGTCGGAGCTCAAGCCGAAGAAGCTCGCGAAGCGGTTGAAGCTGATCGAGTCGTTCATCGAATCCGGCAACCGGCCGGAATGGATGATCCTGACGGTAATCCCGGTGATCCCGCCGGATCTGCGGCCGCTGGTGCCGCTTGATGGCGGCCGGTTCGCGACATCGGACCTCAACGATCTCTATCGCCGCGTCATCAACCGCAACAATCGTCTGAAGCGGCTGATCGAGCTGCGCGCTCCCGACATCATCATCCGCAACGAGAAGCGGATGCTGCAAGAGGCTGTCGATGCGCTGTTCGACAATGGGCGGCGCGGCCGCGTCATCACCGGCGCCAACAAGCGTCCGTTGAAGTCGCTGGCCGACATGCTGAAGGGCAAGCAGGGCCGGTTCCGCCAGAACCTGCTCGGCAAGCGTGTCGACTATTCCGGCCGCTCGGTGATCGTGGTGGGTCCGGAGCTGAAGCTCCACCAATGCGGCCTGCCGAAGAAGATGGCGCTGGAGCTGTTCAAGCCATTCATCTACTCGCGACTTGAGGCCAAGGGGCTGTCGTCGACGGTGAAGCAGGCCAAGAAGCTGGTCGAGAAGGAGAAGCCTGAGGTCTGGGATATCCTGGACGAGGTGATCCGCGAGCACCCGGTGATGCTCAACCGTGCGCCGACGCTGCACCGTCTCGGCATCCAGGCGTTCGAGCCGACGCTGATCGAAGGCAAGGCGATACAGCTGCATCCGCTGGTCTGCGCAGCCTTCAATGCCGACTTCGACGGCGACCAGATGGCGGTGCACGTGCCGCTGTCGCTCGAGGCGCAGCTCGAGGCCCGCGTGCTGATGATGTCGACCAACAACATCCTGCATCCGGCCAACGGCTCGCCGATCATCGTGCCGAGCCAGGACATCGTCCTGGGACTCTACTACCTGTCGATGATGCGCCAGAGGGAGCCGGGCGAGGGCATGGCCTTCGCCTCGATCGGCGAGATCGAGCATGCGCTGCATACGAAGACGGTGACGCTGCACACCAAGATCAAGGGCCGCGTCCATGCCTTCGACGAGAATGGTCAGGAGACGACCCGCATCGTCGAGACCACGCCGGGGCGGATGCTGATCGGCCAGCTGCTGCCCAAGCATCCCTCGGTGCCGTTCGACGTGGTCAACAAGCCGCTCACCAAGCGCGAGATCTCCAACGCCATCGACACGGTCTACCGTCACTGCGGCCAGAAGGAGACGGTGATCTTCTGCGACCGGATGATGGCGCTCGGCTTCCGGCATGCCTGCCTCGCCGGCATCTCGTTCGGCAAGGACGACATGGTGATCCCGGACACCAAGGAGAAGCTGGTCGAGGAGACCCGCCAGCTCGCCAAGGAGTACGAGCAGCAGTACAACGACGGCTTCATCACCCAGGGCGAGAAGTACAACAAGGTCGTTGACGCGTGGGCGAAGTGCACCGACCGCGTCGCCGACGAGATGATGGCGCGCATCCAGGCGGTGGAGTTCGACCCGGAGACCGGGCGCGAGAAGCCGATCAACTCGATCTACATGATGGCCCACTCGGGCGCCCGCGGTTCGCCGGCGCAGATGAAGCAGCTCGCCGGCATGCGCGGCCTGATGGCCAAGCCGTCCGGCGAGATCATCGAGAGCCCGATCATCTCCAACTTCAAGGAGGGCCTGTCGGTGCTCGAGTACTTCAACTCGACGCATGGCGCGCGCAAGGGCCTCGCAGACACCGCCCTGAAGACGGCCAATTCCGGCTATCTGACCCGTCGTCTGGTCGACGTCGCCCAGGATTCGATCATTACCGAGCTGGATTGCGGCTCGACCCGCGGCATCACCATGGCCGCCGTCGTCGACGCCGGCGAGGTGATCGTCTCGCTCGGTCAGCGCGTGCTGGGCCGCACGGCGGCCGAGAATGTCGTCGATCCGCGCACCAATGAGGTGATCGTCCCAGCCGGGCGGATGATCGAGGAGAAGGACGTCGAGCGGATCGAGGAAGCCCAGATCCAGGAGATCAAGATCAGATCGGTGTTGACCTGCGAGACCCGCAACGGCGTCTGCGGCACGTGCTACGGCCGTGACCTGGCGCGGGGCACCCCGGTCAACTTGGGCGAGGCGGTTGGTGTCATCGCCGCCCAGTCGATCGGCGAGCCGGGCACCCAGCTGACCATGCGCACGTTCCATATCGGTGGCACCGCCCAGATCGCCGAGCAGTCCTTCATCGAGTCCAACTTCGATGGCAAGGTGGAGCTGCGGAACCGCAACGTGGTGCGCGACTCCGAGGGCTCGCTCATCGTCATGGGGCGCTCCGTTTCGCTGGTCATCGTGGATGGCGAGGGCAACGAGCGGGCGGTTCACCGCCTCAACTACGGCACGCGCCTCAGGGTGGATGAGGGCGACACGGTGAAGCGCGGCCAACGTCTCGCCGAATGGGATCCTTATACCCGGCCGATCATCACCGAGGTCGACGGTGTCGTCGGCTTCGAGGATCTTGTCGAGGGCGCCTCGCTGATCGAGACTGCCGACGAATCAACCGGCATCACCAAGCGTGTCGTCACCGACTGGCGGACCAATCCGCGCGGCGCGGAGCTGCGCCCGGCTCTGGTGATCCGCGGCAAGGACGGCGAGGTCCGCAAGCTGTCGCGCGGCGGCGAAGCCCGGTATCTGCTCGCCGTCGATACGGTGATCGCGGTCGAGCCGGGTGCGGAGGTCAAGGCCGGCGACGTTCTTGCCCGCATCACGCTCGAAAGCGCCAAGACCCGCGACATCACCGGTGGTCTGCCGCGCGTGGCCGAGCTCTTCGAAGCCCGGCGTCCGAAGGATCACGCGATCATCGCGGAAATCACCGGAACCGTCCGGTTCGAGCGCGACTACAAGAACAAGCGCCGGATCCGCATCGTGCCGGATGACGAGAACGAGGAGCCACGGGAATATCTTATCCCGAAGGGGCGCCACCTCTACGTGCAGGAGGGCGACCACATCGAGAAGGGCGAGTACATTCTCGACGGCAACCCGGCCCCGCACGACATCCTGGCGATCAAGGGCGTCGAGGAGTTGGCGGCCTATCTGGTCAACGAGATCCAGGAAGTCTATCGGCTGCAGGGCGTGTCGATCAACGACAAGCACATCGAGGTCATCGTCCGGCAGATGCTGCAGAAGGTGGAGATCTCCGACCCGGGCGACTCTGATTTCCTGTCCGGCGAGCAGATCGACCAGATCGAGTTGCAGGAGACGGCCGAACGGCTGGTCGCCGAAGGCAAGCGGCCGCCGACAGGAACGCCGGTGCTGCTCGGCATCACCAAGGCGAGCCTGCAGACCCGCAGCTTCATCTCCGCGGCCTCCTTCCAGGAAACCACGCGCGTCCTCACCGAGGCCGCGACTCAGGGCAAGGTCGATACGCTCGAGGGGCTGAAGGAGAATGTCATCGTCGGGCGCCTCATTCCGGCCGGCACGGGCGCGGTGATGAACCGCCTGCGCGAGATCGCCACCCACCGCGACGATCTGATCGTGGAAAGCCGCGAGCGGGGCGCGCTGGAGGAAGTGCGCCCGGCAGGGGGCGCGGCCGAGTAGCGCGCAACCCGGCCAGGGCACATGCCGTGATGAAGGCCGCCCCCGAGGGGGCGGCCATTTCGCGTCCCGGGGCGGAAACCGGCTGCGCGGCATTACCCGGTTGCCGTGCGGCTGCCCCGAACCCGGCGCTGCTGCCCGACCTGTCAGACGATACCGGTTGGCTGACGGGCCGCGGCGGGTGTTCCTGCCGCCGCGATCGTGCGATGGTCGGACCCGGCAGCCGAATGGCTCGGCGCCGGGCCCCGTGGCGGAGAGGAAGATGTCCGATGAATGTTGCGAGGACGTGCACGTCTATGTCCTCGTCGGCCGTGCGTCGCGTGCCGGGCCGCTCGCCGACGGATACGATCCGTCCGAGGACGAGAACGACGCCGTTCCCGTCAACGTCCTGCTGACCGCGACCGACGAGGGGGCGGCGATCAGCCGCGCCCTGGCGGCGCTTGCCAACGAAGGCTACGGCCGGGCGGAACTCGACCGGATCGGCATTGTGGACGGGGAGCCCGACGATCCGACGTTCGCGGCGGCCTATTGGGATGCCATCGACGGCGAAGTGGCGGTGATCGCGTTCCACGGTTGAACCGTCGCGGCGACCCTCGCGCGTCTGTTGCCGACCCGGCGATTCAAGTCTACCGTGACGTTGCGGCGCGAACCGTCGCTGGCGGGCCATCGCGCATTGCACCCGTCAAACCATGGGGCGGGAGGCATTGATGCCGCGTTCGTCAAGGGCACTGTTTCGGAGATGGATCGCAGGCGGCTTGCTGCTGGCCGGGGCGACCGTCGTGTCGGCGCAATCGGTCGAGGCCCAGACCGTGGAGTTCCGCGGTGGCGGCTTCTTCTCCTTCACCAGCCAGTGTCAGGCCGAGGGCTGGGAGGGAACTGTATATGCCAGTGCACGCTACCGTCCGCCAGGGGTCGGCAGCAACGGCCCCAGCACGCGGTTCTCGGTGTTCTTCCCCCTGTTCTATGCGACCAGCTTCGTGTTGCAGTCCGGCAACCTCACCGCGGCTTACAAGACGGTCGACGGCGGGGGGCTCGGCAGCCAGCTCTGGGTCTATCCGACAAAGCCGAGGATGCGCGTGACGCTGCGCTCCCCGTCAGCCGTCAATGCCAGCACCGAGGCGGTGCGCCTGAAGGGTCAGATCAACGGATTCGATAACGTCAGGAACTGCGTCGTGGACTTCGACGTCAGTCTGACCCGGCGGCCCTGAGTCGCCCGATCAGCGCAGGGGCGGCCGTCTGATCGTCCCGGGATATGTCGTCTTGCGACAAATGTCGCGAAGGCTTCGGAATTCGTGACGATATTGCCCGTTTGCGGGGTTGACGGGGCAGGAGCCGGCGAATATGTTCCGCCGAGCTTCGCGGCAGGTGGTAGGCCTGTTCCGTTCGTGTCATCGCGACATGAACATCGTTTAAGGCCTAGACACTGACGCTCGTCTTGCGACGAACAACTAGCGAGCCACGATCGCGGCCTCCGGGCTGCGATCCTCTGTTTTGGGACCGCTCTCCGGGTTCGGGGCGGCGGTCCTTGATGTCGTTTACGCGCAGTCCGGCTCTGCCGGCTAGGGATCTGAAGAAGGCGATCGATGCCGACGATCAACCAATTGATCCGCAATCCGCGGAAGGCGCCGGTGAAGCGCAACAAGGTGCCGGCGATGGAGGCCTGCCCGCAGAAGCGTGGCGTCTGCACCCGCGTCTACACGACAACCCCGAAGAAGCCGAACTCCGCGCTTCGCAAGGTGGCCAAGGTGCGCCTGACGAATGGCTTCGAGGTGATCGGGTACATTCCTGGCGAGGGTCACAATCTCCAGGAGCACTCGGTGGTGATGATTCGCGGTGGCCGCGTGAAGGATCTTCCGGGCGTGCGCTATCACATCATTCGCGGTGTGCTCGACACCCAGGGTGTATCGGCTCGCCGTCAGCGCCGGTCCAAGTATGGAGCCAAGAGGCCCAAGTAAGTCGGGCCTCTTCGCATTTTTGATGGTCCGCCGAGGGCCGAAGGATTCATAGACAGGTACGAGTGAGGGCCAGCCGATGTCCCGCCGCCACAGCGCCGAGAAACGCGAGATCATCCCGGATCCGAAGTACGGGGATGTGACGGTCTCGAAGTTCATGAATTCGATCATGCGCCACGGCAAGAAGTCGGTGGCGGAGAGCATCGTCTACGGCGCCTTCGATGCCATAGAGAGCCGCGCGAAGCAGGATCCGGTCGCGGTGTTCCGGCAGGCGCTCGACAATGTGATGCCGTCGATCGAGGTGCGTTCCCGCCGGGTCGGCGGTGCGACCTACCAGGTGCCGGTCGAGGTTCGTCCGGACCGCCGCCAGGCGCTGGCGATCCGCTGGCTGATCGCTGCCGCGCGCGCCCGCAACGAGCGCACGATGGTCGAGCGGCTGTCCGGCGAGCTGCTGGATGCCTTCAACAACCGCGGCTCCGCCGTGAAGAAGCGCGAGGACACGCACCGGATGGCCGATGCCAACCGGGCCTTCTCGCATTACCGCTGGTGACGGGACGACGGAGCCAGGATCATGCCGCGCACGCACAAGATCGAGGACTACCGGAACTTCGGCATCATGGCCCACATCGATGCCGGCAAGACCACGACCACCGAGCGGGTGCTCTTCTATACCGGGAAGAGTCACAAGATCGGCGAGGTCCATGAGGGCGCGGCCACCATGGACTGGATGGAGCAGGAGCAGGAGCGCGGCATCACCATCACGTCCGCCGCGACGACCGCTTACTGGAAGGACAAGCGTCTCAACATCATCGACACGCCCGGCCATGTCGACTTCACGATCGAGGTCGAGCGGTCGCTTCGGGTGCTCGATGGCGCCATCGCGCTGCTTGATGCCAATGCTGGCGTCGAACCGCAGACCGAGACGGTGTGGCGTCAGGCCGACAAGTACCACGTGCCGCGGATGATCTTCGTCAACAAGATGGACAAGATCGGCGCTGATTTCTACCGCTCGGTCGAGATGGTGAGGACCCGTCTCGGCGCCACGCCGCTCGTGATCCAGCTGCCGATCGGCGCGGAGAGCGAGTTCAGGGGTGTCGTCGATCTGGTGGCGATGAAGGGGATCGTCTGGCGCGACGAGACGCTCGGCGCCCAGTACGACTATGTCGACATTCCCGCAGATCTCGCCGATCAGGCAGAGACCTATCGCGAGAAGCTGGTGGAGCTGGCGGTCGAAGTCGACGAGTCTGCGATGGAAGCCTATCTGGAGGGCAACCTGCCGGACGAGGCGACGCTGAAGCGGCTCATCCGCAAGGGCACCATCGAGTCGGCATTCGTGCCGGTCCTGTGCGGCTCGGCCTTCAAGAACAAGGGTGTGCAGCCGCTGCTTGATGCGGTGGTCGACT belongs to Tepidamorphus gemmatus and includes:
- the rplJ gene encoding 50S ribosomal protein L10 yields the protein MLSPDWREQVDRAEKSELVASLHEVFRNTGVVVVAHYAGLTVAEMTDLRGRMRSAGGRIKVAKNRLAKLALEGTDMAHLGALLKGPTVIAYSDDPVAAPKVATDFAKTNQKLVILGGAMGSTALDPDGVRSLATLPSLDELRAKLVGMINTPATRVAQVLAAPGGQIARVLAAYAEKNEAA
- the rplL gene encoding 50S ribosomal protein L7/L12 produces the protein MADLSKIVEELSNLTVLEAAELSKMLEEKWGVSAAAPVAVAAVGAAAAPAEAAEEKTEFDVILTSAGAQKINVIKEVRAITNLGLKEAKDLVEGAPKPVKEGVSKDEAAQIKAKLEAAGATVEVK
- the rpoB gene encoding DNA-directed RNA polymerase subunit beta, with the protein product MAQTFTGRKRVRKSFGKIREVAPLPNLIEVQKASYDQFLQVDNPAGGREDSGLQAVFASVFPISDFAETAMLEFVRYEFEPPKYDVDECRQRGMTYAAPLKVTLRLIVFDVDEDTGAKSVKDIKEQDVYMGDMPLMTDNGTFIVNGTERVIVSQMHRSPGVFFDHDKGKTHSSGKLLFAARIIPYRGSWLDIEFDAKDIVHARIDRRRKLPVTTLLLALGLDAEEILATFYDHIELTRASGGGWRRPFDAARMRGVKMQYDLVDADTGEVVWEAGRKLTMRKARELAEKGLTSLKISDEEVIGLYLATDMVNMQTGEIYAEAGEEITAQMLEMFAENGFDSISVLDIDSVSAGPFIRNTLAIDKNETREEALFDIYRVMRPGEPPTLEAAEAMFHSLFFDPERYDLSAVGRVKMNIRLELDCPDTVRVLRKEDILAVIKTLVDLRDGKGEIDDIDNLGNRRVRSVGELMENQYRVGLLRMERAIKERMSSVEIDTAMPQDLINAKPAAAAVREFFGSSQLSQFMDQTNPLSEITHKRRLSALGPGGLTRERAGFEVRDVHPTHYGRICPIETPEGPNIGLINSLATFARVNKYGFIETPYRKVRDGRVTDEVVYLSAMEEARHHIAQANAALDSDGRLIEELVVCRHAGDVLMVTPDKVDYMDVSPKQLVSVAAALIPFLENDDANRALMGSNMQRQAVPLVRAEAPLVGTGMEAVVARDSGAAISARRAGVIDQVDATRIVVRATEEVEAGKSGVDIYRLMKFQRSNQNTCINQRPLVRVGDVVKKGDIIADGPSTDLGELALGRNVLVAFMPWMGYNFEDSILLSERVVRDDIFTSIHIEEFEVMARDTKLGPEEITRDIPNVSEEALKNLDEAGIVYIGAEVNAGDILVGKITPKGESPMTPEEKLLRAIFGEKASDVRDTSLRVPPGVTGTVVEVRVFNRHGVEKDERAIAIEREEIERLAKDRDDEQAILDRNVFGRLADMLTGQIAASGPKGIKKDVEITRELLSEVPRGQWWQFGLADEARMAEVEALRKQYDESKKRLEQRFLDKVEKLQRGDELPPGVMKMVKVFVAVKRKIQPGDKMAGRHGNKGVVSRIVPIEDMPFLDDGTHVDIVLNPLGVPSRMNVGQILETHLGWACAGLGKQIGQAIDAYRKSGEAQRLREAYARIYGNDETIADLDEAGLVELGENLRKGVPVATPVFDGAHESDIVEMLEKAGLESSGQVTLFDGRTGEPFDRKVTVGYIYMLKLHHLVDDKIHARSIGPYSLVTQQPLGGKAQFGGQRFGEMEVWALEAYGAAYTLQEMLTVKSDDVAGRTKVYEAIVRGDDTFEAGIPESFNVLVKEMRSLGLNVELIASRARTTPPPAGPMLPPPPADAAE